The segment TCGCAGCCTGCTTGAAAATATTGTTGTTGACTTTGAAAAAATCCCGATCACTGAAAAGATTAATCATGTCTTCTTCGAAAACGTCAATGTGAAAAATTATAATCCACGCACATATTTTTCCAATACAAAATATTATTTTTCCCAATGTATCGTGCAAACCGATCATCAGCGTCGCACGCTCAAGTTGTTACTCAAGCCCGAGCAAACAATGGCAGATCAGGTGCTCTTTTATAAATACCTGAAAACTACATTTCTGGGTTGTGAAATTGATAGTCTTACTTTGAATATGTGGAGCGGTGATTCCAGTTGGCCCCGTCGCGGCTATCCTTCGTTCATCCACCATTTTCATAAATGTAATGTCAAATCCGCTAAAATTTTTGCCGGCGCATATAAATTATCCGGCATCAAACCAATAGAAAATACGGTTAAATTTATCGACAGCGAAATTGATGAACTGCATATTGTCGGAGATTTCACGTCTCTGATGTTTGATAACACCAAAGTGAATAATTTTTACTCCAGCAATGTTAAGTCCATTGAAAAAAAGCTGGAATTCATTAATTCGTCTTTTGAATCGCCGCTGAATTTTCCTCATATTAAACTTTCTCCGTCAGCGACATTTCAGATGATCAATACCAGCTATCAGGGCTATATGAAATTCCCCTGGCAGCAATTGAAGGATAAAATTGTAATTGAAGTGAAAAAAGATCGTCTGAAAACTTACGGTAATCTTTACAATTTGCTGAAATCCAACTACAATGTTTTTTCCCTGATTAAGGACGCCGATGATTGCTATTTTTACTGGAAACAATTTGAAAGGAGAAATTTCTGGAATTTCTACTGGCGCGAGCCAAATACGCACTGGTATAATCCGCTTGACGTTGCCAGAGCCATTGGATTGATGATTTTTAATCATGTGAACTATTTCTCCTGCGGCTATGGGGTGAAGCCGCTATGGATTTTTCCTTTCACGCTTTTTATCGTCGGCTTTTTTGCGGTGATTTATTTTTTCATGCCCACGCGAATTTCCAATCTGGAGGAGCATCTAATCGCCAGAGACAAAGTCGCCAGCAAACTTCGCAAGCTGGAATTGAAGCAGATAAAAGAAATTTTTAAAGACGATGAATTTAATTTTAAAAAGAAAAAGCAGGATTTGATAGAGGACATCATCTCTTCTATCGGCACGGACGAACTCATGCAACGCTTGGGC is part of the Calditrichota bacterium genome and harbors:
- a CDS encoding two pore domain potassium channel family protein, translating into MPTRISNLEEHLIARDKVASKLRKLELKQIKEIFKDDEFNFKKKKQDLIEDIISSIGTDELMQRLGLMPKSRYNFDFFWYCFYFSFSTFTTIGIGDWYPSGKLNKALVMIEGALGWLCLGLFITTYANILLR